The following are encoded in a window of Neomicrococcus lactis genomic DNA:
- the dut gene encoding dUTP diphosphatase encodes MTNAPEPLSIQMVMLDPDLEPPSYAHPGDAGADLRARESVTLGPGERVLVPTGVALALPFGYVGLVHPRSGLATKHGITVVNAPGTVDAGYRGEIKVTLLNTDLHESMTFERGDRIAQLVIQRVEQAVFVQVDSLEDSVRGTGGFGSTGGFSAANQ; translated from the coding sequence ATGACGAACGCCCCTGAGCCATTGAGCATCCAGATGGTCATGCTGGACCCAGACCTCGAGCCGCCGAGCTACGCCCATCCTGGCGATGCTGGCGCTGACTTGCGTGCGCGTGAGTCTGTGACGTTGGGGCCGGGGGAGCGAGTCTTGGTGCCGACTGGCGTAGCGCTGGCGCTGCCGTTTGGATACGTGGGTTTGGTTCACCCGCGCTCGGGCTTGGCCACCAAGCACGGCATCACGGTAGTGAATGCTCCCGGAACGGTTGACGCTGGCTACCGCGGTGAAATCAAGGTCACGTTGCTCAACACGGATTTGCACGAGTCCATGACCTTTGAACGCGGGGACCGCATTGCGCAGTTGGTCATTCAGCGCGTAGAGCAAGCAGTTTTTGTACAGGTGGATTCTTTGGAAGATTCGGTGCGAGGTACCGGTGGATTTGGTTCAACGGGCGGATTCTCCGCGGCGAACCAGTAA